The Pararge aegeria chromosome 8, ilParAegt1.1, whole genome shotgun sequence genome window below encodes:
- the LOC120625814 gene encoding protein ALP1-like encodes MDSDEEALLLLLLLRRRRRRRRQKRKFWVHPILQLREQRGQFHHLFMELRSDEEKFFNYFRMSKSSFDELYNILKSHIKREDTIMRRSIEPEERLAVTLRYLATGCTFMDLQYSFRIASTTIGKIVRDVCRNIWIHMKDMCMEQLTKDKWKDIINGFKKNAQFPNCLGAVDGKHIRIIQPAQSGSSYYNYKNYFSIILLAVCDSNHMFTFVDIGSYGRHADSTIFEESCLYKMLQEKKLNIPPPSAISQNGPLLPNVFIGDEAFSLQENLMRPYGGKNLPEKKKIFNYRLSRARRYIECTFGILANKWRIFHRPLNVNVDFAVDIVKSSCVLHNYVKQRDGNKFEDTFEGLPYSIIHSTQQVRPGGPMLTTIREEFANYFVSEEGKLDWQWNMI; translated from the exons ATGGATTCTGACGAGGAAGCACTGCTTTTGCTGCTCCTGCTCAGGCGGAGACGACGGCGGCGACgtcaaaagagaaaattttGGGTTCATCCAATTTTGCAATTAAGAGAACAACGTGGACAATTCCATCATTTGTTTATGGAACTTAGAAGTGATGAAGAAAAATTTTTCAACTATTTTAGAATGTCAAAGTCTTCGTTTGATgaattgtataatatactaaagtctcACATTAAACGGGAAGACACAATTATGAGGAGAAGTATCGAACCTGAAGAAAGACTAGCAGTAACATTgag gtaTTTGGCAACTGGATGTACATTTATGGATTTGCAATATAGTTTTAGAATAGCATCAACAACAATAGGTAAGATAGTGAGGGATGTTTGCAGAAATATATGGATACATATGAAGGATATGTGTATGGAACAACTAACTAAAGATAAATGGAAAGACATAATAAATGGTTTCAAAAAAAATGCTCAGTTTCCGAACTGCCTCGGTGCCGTTGATGGCaaacatattagaataataCAACCCGCGCAAAGTGGATCgtcatattataactataaaaattatttttcgataATACTTCTAGCAGTATGTGATAGTAATCATATGTTCACTTTCGTGGATATAGGCTCATATGGAAGGCACGCTGACTCGACTATTTTCGAAGAGAGTTgtctatataaaatgttacaagaaaaaaagttaaatatacctCCACCTTCTGCAATATCACAAAATGGACCGTTATTACCGAATGTGTTTATTGGGGATGAAGCGTTTAGCTTGCAGGAAAATTTAATGCGTCCATATGGTGGCAAGAATTtaccagagaaaaaaaaaatttttaactatCGGTTATCACGTGCGAGGCGATATATTGAATGCACGTTTGGCATATTAGCTAATAAATGGCGGATCTTTCATAGACCACTCAACGTCAACGTTGATTTCGCAGTGGATATAGTAAAATCATCGTGTGTTCTTCACAACTACGTAAAACAACGAGATGGAAATAAATTTGAGGATACGTTTGAGGGTCTTCCTTATTCTATAATACATTCAACCCAGCAAGTTCGTCCAGGTGGACCTATGTTAACAACAATCCGTGAAGAATTTGCTAATTACTTTGTGAGCGAAGAAGGCAAACTAGATTGGCAATGGAATATGATATAA
- the LOC120625815 gene encoding uncharacterized protein LOC120625815: MEGVCDSDALISAIKTQELIWNYKLKEHSDKIKKNNAWAIICAQVIENFDEKPVEEKNQIAMLIQKKWKTLRDGYTRYAKKIKPKSGSAALNIRPYAYYQQMSFLKAIIEDRPDKTNSLQESEHTEITSGETENGQNKIPRERNKRKLTTKITDENVLIEKLSKRLDEKTQNSRIDNEDEDKLFLLSLVGEFKKINEHYKLDAKTEILNVVKYFKGMTNHTYPSSYGDRGYSSFNDYRGPWGYNTGPSTSTSVPGPSRSATGPSTSMADDQNSQFEDLSSCSVMSDDVISNIFNE, translated from the exons ATGGAGGGCGTGTGCGATAGTGATGCCCTTATTAGCGCAATTAAAACGCAAGAACTTATTTGGAACTATAAACTTAAGGAACACAGcgacaaaataaagaagaacaatGCATGGGCAATTATTTGTGCCCAAGTAATTGAGAACTTTGATGAAAAACcagttgaagaaaaaaatcaaatcg ccatgttaatacagaaaaaatggaaaacatTAAGAGATGGATACACCAGAtatgctaaaaaaattaaaccaaagagTGGTTCAGCAGCCCTCAACATTCGGCCATATGCATATTATCAGCAGATGTCTTTTTTAAAGGCAATAATAGAAGATAGACCCGacaaaacaaatagtttacAAGAGAGTGAGCACACTGAAATTACGTCCGGAGAAACCGAAAatggtcaaaataaaatacccagagaaagaaacaaaagaaaattaactaCTAAAATCACAGATGAGAACgtcttaattgaaaaattatccaAACGTTTAGATGAAAAAACGCAGAATTCGCGcattgataatgaagatgaagataaattgtttttactatcattagttggcgaattcaaaaaaattaatgagcATTATAAATTAGATGCTAAGACCGAAATACTTAACGTAGTGAAATACTTTAAAGGGATGACAAATCACACATATCCTTCGAGTTATGGTGACAGGGGATATTCATCGTTTAATGATTATCGTGGACCATGGGGTTATAATACTGGCCCCTCTACCTCTACATCAGTGCCTGGTCCCTCTAGATCAGCAACCGGCCCCTCTACATCAATGGCTGATGACCAAAATTCTCAATTTGAAGACCTTTCATCATGTTCTGTAATGTCCGATGAtgtaatttccaatatttttaatgaataa